One window from the genome of Leuconostoc suionicum encodes:
- a CDS encoding LTA synthase family protein — protein sequence MIIMKKYLKNIWHEALAPKNWIKQLNTRKGFFTWTVVLFTLKTILAYGADFYWLHVSDPLQIFLMLINPIGFTIIIFSIALFIKPKQLYYGALILLDTAMTGLLYLNVIYFREFSDFMSVNTMLGYSSVNQGGKAAGAIVFGIHDVLFWIDIIILIGLFLARKIHFDSRPMVRLQPFKILTIGVFIFMANLLLADLNRPQLLVRQFDREYMVKYLGIGPFTIYDAINTYQTSQIRKTATPSELTAVQNYIKKNYAAINPKFYGKAKGKNVIVIHLESFQQMSIDRKINGQEVTPFLNSLYHSKSTIAFDNFFNQVGQGKTSDAENMLETSTFGLPQGSLFTKLGDDQTFQAMPAILNQRAGYSSAVFHGNTGSFWNRSTVYKRMGYQNWVSGDYFDITGKKATSWGLKDKLLFHNSIPYLERLQQPFYAKYLTVTNHTPFTLDKQDQDPNFQTSNTGSKLVDNYFITNHYLDQSVKEFFAYLKKSGLYKNTAVVLYGDHYGISNTDASYLASLLGKDSDDWTDLDNANLQRVPLIVHIPGMKNGYVDHTYGGEIDVAPTIEHLLGISTKRYIQFGQDLLSKNHKQIVAFRNKDWITPEYASLSGRIWNTKTGQEIVTPGKSLQAKVDKIQAYVNKKLSMSDNLNQKNLLKFYTPEGFKTVKANSFDYSKEATIKRLKKQNKKLGTKSTSLFAQNGNKSTLSDYITDAPEIDDEKTDTTRLLPRNADDWSNDE from the coding sequence ATGATAATTATGAAAAAATATTTAAAAAATATTTGGCATGAAGCTTTGGCGCCAAAAAATTGGATTAAACAGTTAAATACTCGTAAAGGTTTTTTTACATGGACGGTTGTATTGTTCACGTTAAAGACCATTTTGGCATATGGTGCTGATTTCTATTGGTTACATGTCTCCGATCCTTTGCAGATATTCTTGATGTTAATCAATCCAATTGGGTTTACGATAATTATCTTTAGTATCGCGTTATTTATTAAGCCCAAGCAATTATATTATGGTGCATTGATTTTACTTGATACTGCAATGACGGGTTTATTATATTTAAATGTCATTTATTTTCGTGAGTTTTCTGATTTTATGTCAGTTAACACCATGTTGGGCTACAGTTCGGTTAATCAGGGTGGTAAAGCAGCTGGAGCGATTGTGTTTGGGATTCATGATGTGCTTTTCTGGATTGATATTATCATCCTAATCGGCTTATTCTTAGCGCGAAAAATTCATTTTGATAGTCGTCCAATGGTACGGTTGCAACCATTTAAAATTTTAACCATCGGTGTATTTATTTTTATGGCAAATCTATTGCTGGCTGACTTGAATCGACCCCAATTACTGGTTCGGCAGTTCGATCGAGAGTACATGGTTAAATACCTTGGTATAGGACCGTTTACAATTTATGATGCCATCAATACCTATCAAACTAGTCAAATCCGAAAAACAGCTACACCATCAGAATTGACAGCTGTGCAAAACTACATTAAGAAAAACTATGCTGCGATTAATCCTAAATTTTACGGAAAAGCTAAGGGAAAGAATGTAATCGTCATTCATCTGGAAAGCTTTCAACAAATGTCGATTGATCGAAAAATAAACGGGCAGGAAGTCACCCCATTTTTGAACAGCCTTTACCATAGTAAGTCAACCATTGCTTTTGATAACTTTTTCAATCAAGTAGGGCAGGGAAAAACGTCAGATGCAGAAAATATGTTAGAGACGTCTACATTTGGTTTGCCACAGGGATCTTTATTTACTAAATTGGGTGATGATCAGACTTTCCAAGCGATGCCAGCAATTTTGAACCAACGGGCAGGCTATTCCAGTGCAGTATTCCATGGTAATACGGGTTCATTTTGGAATCGTAGTACAGTTTATAAACGAATGGGTTATCAAAATTGGGTTTCAGGTGATTATTTTGATATTACTGGAAAAAAAGCAACTTCTTGGGGTCTGAAAGATAAGTTGTTATTCCATAATTCAATACCTTATTTGGAGCGACTACAACAACCATTCTATGCTAAATATTTAACAGTAACTAATCACACACCATTTACTTTAGATAAACAAGATCAAGATCCTAATTTCCAAACGAGCAATACTGGATCAAAATTAGTTGATAATTATTTCATTACTAATCATTATCTTGATCAATCTGTGAAAGAATTTTTTGCTTATCTAAAAAAATCGGGGTTATATAAAAATACAGCTGTTGTTTTGTATGGTGATCACTATGGTATTTCAAACACAGATGCCTCTTATTTAGCTTCACTATTGGGAAAAGACTCTGACGATTGGACTGATCTAGACAATGCAAACCTTCAGCGAGTACCATTAATTGTTCATATTCCGGGAATGAAAAACGGTTATGTTGACCATACTTATGGTGGTGAAATTGATGTAGCCCCAACGATAGAACATTTATTGGGCATTAGTACGAAACGTTACATTCAATTCGGGCAAGATTTATTGAGTAAAAATCATAAGCAAATTGTCGCATTTCGAAATAAAGACTGGATAACGCCCGAATATGCCAGTCTATCGGGAAGAATATGGAATACTAAGACAGGGCAGGAAATTGTAACTCCAGGTAAGTCATTGCAGGCCAAGGTTGATAAAATTCAGGCATATGTGAATAAAAAGTTATCCATGTCAGATAACTTAAACCAAAAAAACTTACTTAAATTCTATACACCTGAAGGATTCAAGACAGTCAAGGCTAATAGTTTTGACTATAGTAAAGAAGCAACCATTAAACGACT